From a single Sus scrofa isolate TJ Tabasco breed Duroc chromosome 13, Sscrofa11.1, whole genome shotgun sequence genomic region:
- the LOC100514252 gene encoding olfactory receptor 5AC1-like yields the protein MEEENKTLVTEFVLIGLTDLLGWQIPLFLVFLVIYLTTMLGNLGLIFLIWKDPHLHTPMYLFLGSLAFADACSSSSVTPKMLINFLSNSHLIPLSDCMAQFYFFGFSATTECFLLVVMAYDRYVAICNPLLYPVVISTRLCIQFIGVSYFTGFLHSAIHIGFLFRLSFCRSNIIHHFYCEILQVFKISCTDPTVNILLAFIFSAFIQVFTFIAIIVSYTGVLFAILKNKSEKGRSKAFTTCSAHLLSVSLFYGTLFFMYVRPASGPSEGHGKIYSLFYTIIIPLLNPFIYSLRNKEVIGALRRKLKK from the coding sequence atggaagaagaaaataagacacTGGTGACTGAGTTTGTCCTCATAGGACTTACAGATCTTCTGGGGTGGCAGATCCCCCTGTTCCTGGTGTTCTTGGTCATCTACCTCACCACCATGTTGGGCAACCTTGGACTGATTTTTCTTATCTGGAAGGACCCCCAtcttcacacccccatgtacttatTCCTGGGCAGTTTAGCCTTTGCAGATGCTTGTTCTTCATCCTCTGTGACTCCCAAGATGCTTATAAATTTTTTATCAAATAGTCATTTGATACCTCTCTCTGACTGTATggcccagttttatttttttggtttcagtGCCACCACAGAATGTTTCCTCCTGGtggtgatggcctatgaccgctatgtagcCATATGCAACCCCTTGCTTTATCCAGTGGTGATATCTACTAGACTCTGCATTCAGTTTATAGGTGTTTCATATTTCACTGGTTTTCTACATTCAGCAATTCACATAGGATTTTTATTTAGATTAAGTTTCTGCAGGTCCAACATAATACATCATTTCTACTGTGAAATTTTACAAGTCTTCAAAATTTCTTGCACTGATCCTACAGTTAATATACTtttggctttcatcttttcagcCTTTATACAAGTCTTCACTTTTATAGCCATAATAGTCTCTTATACTGGTGTCCTTTTTGCCATCCTGAAAAATAAGTCTGAAAAGGGCAGGAGCAAAGCCTTTACCACGTGcagtgcccacctgctctctgtTTCCTTGTTCTATGGAACTCTCTTCTTCATGTATGTGCGTCCTGCGTCTGGTCCCTCTGAAGGTCatggcaaaatatattctttattttacacaATAATAATTCCTTTActaaatccttttatttatagCCTGAGGAACAAAGAGGTTATAGGTGCCTTGAgaagaaaattgaagaaataa